A genomic segment from Flavobacterium inviolabile encodes:
- a CDS encoding WD40/YVTN/BNR-like repeat-containing protein: MKKGFLLAIICICFSCKLKTKSDNPETTTTTPRSGFTKVIADTLLTEKISIRAIAADSNRIWYAGNNGKYGYVTLDKSKTFTGHVAKDDLKLEFRSIAQTKEHVFILSIGNPGLLYRISKDGKHTALVYAEKGEKVFYDSMQFWNDKEGIAVGDPVENCFSLIITRDGGESWTKIKCGALPEIAAGEAFFAASNTNIIIKDTHTWIVSGGKKSNVFYSPDKGMTWKTYATPIVQGEAMTGIFSAAFYDEMTGFAVGGNYEKPEQNFGNKISTADGGKTWKRIAEHEGFGYGSCVQFFPDSKGQELLTVGASGVFYSADQGTSWRKIADYKDLFTLRFMDSKTAVAAGNNKIIRFRFQ; the protein is encoded by the coding sequence ATGAAAAAAGGCTTTTTGCTTGCCATTATCTGTATTTGCTTTTCGTGTAAACTGAAAACAAAATCCGATAATCCGGAAACCACCACCACCACACCCAGGTCCGGCTTTACAAAAGTTATTGCGGACACCTTACTGACGGAGAAAATCAGTATCCGGGCAATTGCTGCAGACAGCAACCGGATCTGGTATGCCGGAAACAACGGGAAGTATGGTTATGTTACGCTGGATAAAAGCAAAACGTTTACCGGTCATGTGGCCAAAGACGATTTAAAGTTAGAATTCAGAAGTATTGCCCAGACAAAAGAGCATGTTTTTATACTGAGTATCGGTAACCCCGGTTTGCTGTACCGGATTTCAAAAGACGGGAAACATACGGCTTTAGTGTATGCCGAAAAAGGAGAAAAAGTTTTTTACGACAGCATGCAGTTTTGGAATGATAAAGAAGGAATTGCTGTGGGCGATCCGGTCGAAAATTGTTTTTCCCTGATCATAACCCGGGATGGCGGAGAAAGCTGGACCAAAATAAAGTGCGGTGCTTTACCGGAAATCGCTGCCGGAGAAGCTTTTTTTGCAGCCAGTAATACCAATATTATTATAAAAGACACACATACCTGGATTGTTTCCGGTGGGAAAAAATCAAACGTTTTTTATTCACCAGACAAAGGAATGACCTGGAAAACGTATGCAACGCCAATAGTTCAGGGCGAAGCGATGACCGGAATATTTTCGGCTGCTTTTTATGATGAAATGACCGGATTTGCAGTGGGCGGTAACTATGAAAAACCGGAACAGAATTTTGGTAACAAAATCAGTACTGCCGATGGCGGTAAAACATGGAAACGCATCGCGGAGCATGAAGGATTCGGTTATGGTTCCTGTGTACAGTTTTTTCCGGACAGTAAAGGACAGGAATTGCTGACAGTGGGAGCTTCGGGAGTTTTCTACTCAGCTGATCAGGGAACGAGCTGGCGTAAAATTGCAGACTACAAAGATTTGTTTACCCTGCGTTTTATGGACTCCAAAACGGCTGTAGCTGCCGGGAATAATAAGATAATACGATTTCGATTTCAATAA
- a CDS encoding sensor of ECF-type sigma factor has product MIAKRILPFILLLISITGFGQDFKEKREQIKQLKVAFITTEVGLTTEEATKFWPIYNTFDERQFELRHKKMRGFQNNMKDDAIDKMTEKEALAFLNQIENTEEELFNLRLKLIADLKTVLSPTKILKFKKAEDDFNRKLLRQMRDRK; this is encoded by the coding sequence ATGATTGCAAAACGAATCTTACCGTTTATACTTTTACTGATTTCCATCACCGGTTTCGGACAGGATTTCAAAGAAAAAAGAGAGCAGATAAAACAGCTTAAAGTTGCTTTTATCACGACAGAAGTAGGACTAACAACCGAAGAAGCCACTAAATTCTGGCCTATTTACAATACTTTTGACGAAAGGCAGTTTGAACTGAGACATAAAAAAATGCGCGGTTTCCAGAACAATATGAAGGATGATGCCATTGATAAAATGACCGAAAAAGAAGCACTTGCTTTTCTAAACCAGATTGAAAATACAGAAGAGGAACTGTTTAACCTGAGGCTGAAACTGATAGCCGATTTAAAAACGGTTTTAAGTCCTACCAAGATCTTAAAATTCAAAAAAGCAGAAGACGATTTTAACCGAAAGCTGTTGCGACAGATGAGGGACCGAAAATAA
- a CDS encoding RNA polymerase sigma factor: MQDEKTFISELLNPKTQNEAFRKLLSEYQRPLYNHIRNIVINHDDTDDVLQNTFIKVFNNLNGFKGESKLFSWIYRIATNEAITFIHQRARKAGVSSEELQSKAVNNLEADVDYDGDVIQLKLQKAVATLPEKQQLVFKMKYFEELKYEDMSEILGTSVGALKASYHHAVKKIEEYLNSD; the protein is encoded by the coding sequence TTGCAGGACGAAAAAACATTTATCAGCGAATTATTGAATCCGAAAACGCAGAATGAAGCGTTTCGAAAGCTGCTATCCGAATACCAGCGTCCGCTATACAATCATATCCGGAACATCGTTATCAATCACGACGATACCGATGATGTTTTACAAAACACTTTTATCAAAGTATTTAATAATCTGAATGGTTTTAAAGGCGAAAGCAAATTGTTTTCCTGGATTTACCGTATTGCTACGAATGAAGCCATTACATTTATCCATCAGAGAGCCCGGAAAGCCGGTGTTTCCAGCGAAGAGCTGCAATCGAAAGCCGTGAATAACCTGGAAGCCGATGTGGATTATGACGGTGATGTCATCCAGCTGAAATTACAGAAAGCTGTGGCTACCTTACCGGAAAAACAACAGCTGGTTTTTAAAATGAAATATTTTGAAGAACTGAAATATGAAGATATGTCGGAAATTTTAGGAACCTCCGTAGGCGCCTTAAAAGCGTCGTATCATCATGCTGTTAAAAAAATTGAAGAATATTTAAATTCCGATTAA
- a CDS encoding HAD family hydrolase — MIKTVIFDMDGVIVDTEPVHKYAYYKHFSELGIAVSEEMYATFTGNSTRNVFQKLKDAFGLPHDVEELILRKRFLFNDAFDTKEDLELIEGVRKLIVDLHGNGMQLILASSASKGTIERVFNRFELHPYFTHTVSGEDFPKSKPHPAIFLHAASLSVAPKENCIVIEDSTNGVRASKAADIFCLAYNSANSKLQDLTEADFEINHFDEINFETVKGIKNRIVL, encoded by the coding sequence ATGATTAAAACAGTGATTTTTGATATGGACGGCGTAATCGTAGATACGGAACCGGTTCATAAATATGCTTACTACAAACATTTTTCAGAATTGGGAATCGCAGTCTCAGAAGAAATGTATGCCACTTTTACCGGGAATTCCACCCGTAATGTTTTCCAGAAATTAAAAGATGCTTTCGGTTTGCCGCACGATGTGGAAGAACTGATCCTTCGGAAACGTTTTTTATTCAACGATGCTTTCGATACTAAAGAAGATTTAGAACTGATTGAAGGAGTGCGTAAATTAATCGTGGATCTTCATGGAAACGGGATGCAGCTGATTTTGGCATCTTCTGCTTCCAAAGGTACTATTGAAAGGGTTTTTAACCGTTTTGAACTGCATCCGTATTTTACACATACGGTGAGCGGAGAGGATTTTCCGAAATCGAAACCGCATCCGGCCATTTTTCTGCATGCAGCTTCGTTATCGGTGGCGCCAAAAGAAAACTGTATTGTTATTGAAGACAGTACCAATGGGGTGAGAGCTTCCAAAGCGGCAGATATTTTCTGTCTGGCCTATAACAGTGCCAATTCCAAACTTCAGGATTTAACAGAAGCCGATTTTGAAATCAACCATTTTGATGAGATCAATTTTGAAACGGTGAAAGGGATAAAAAACAGAATCGTTTTATAG
- a CDS encoding cryptochrome/photolyase family protein translates to MTIFWFRRDLRLEDNIGLFHALNSGEQVLPVFIFDPDILTQLPEDDARVTFIHTLLSKIQEQLLKKGKSLAVFHGKPQAVFQTLIASHNISTVYTNHDYEPLARKRDMEIYSLLKEHHIGFKTSKDQVIFEKNEVVKDDGTPYVVYTPYSKKWKEKFRGIQLSRYPSEDYLDNISTHAYPFLSLEAIGFKKSAITVSPFDISEKLIDHYEATRNFPAVSGTSMLGTYLRFGAVSIRNMVQKASESRYETFLNELIWREFFMQILWHFPHTVNRSFREKYDTVVWENNEVLFQKWCEGKTGYPFVDAGMRELNATGHMHNRVRMIVASFLCKHLLIDWKWGETYFAQHLLDYEQSSNVGNWQWAAGSGVDAAPYFRIFNPTEQIKKFDPDLKYIKKWIPELETSLYPKPIVDHKEAREKCLSVYKKAVG, encoded by the coding sequence ATGACTATTTTTTGGTTCAGAAGAGATTTACGACTGGAAGACAATATCGGTTTGTTCCACGCACTAAACAGCGGGGAACAGGTACTCCCTGTTTTTATTTTTGATCCTGATATCCTCACCCAGCTGCCGGAAGACGATGCCCGCGTAACTTTTATACACACCCTTTTGTCTAAAATCCAGGAACAGCTCTTAAAGAAAGGAAAATCCCTGGCCGTATTTCACGGAAAGCCGCAGGCGGTTTTTCAAACACTTATTGCCAGTCATAACATCAGCACCGTCTATACCAATCATGATTATGAGCCGCTGGCACGAAAAAGGGATATGGAAATCTATAGCCTGCTAAAAGAACACCATATTGGTTTTAAAACCAGTAAAGACCAGGTTATTTTTGAAAAAAATGAGGTGGTTAAAGACGACGGAACGCCTTATGTAGTGTACACTCCCTATTCCAAAAAATGGAAAGAAAAATTCCGCGGCATTCAATTGTCCCGGTATCCTTCTGAAGACTATCTGGACAACATTAGCACCCACGCTTATCCGTTTTTAAGCCTGGAGGCCATTGGATTTAAAAAATCGGCTATTACGGTAAGTCCTTTTGATATTTCCGAAAAATTGATTGACCATTACGAAGCCACCCGCAACTTTCCTGCTGTTTCAGGAACGTCAATGCTGGGAACCTATCTACGTTTTGGAGCGGTAAGCATCCGGAACATGGTTCAAAAAGCGTCCGAAAGCCGTTATGAAACTTTTTTAAACGAGCTGATCTGGCGTGAATTTTTCATGCAGATCTTGTGGCATTTTCCACATACGGTAAACCGCAGTTTCCGGGAAAAATACGATACTGTTGTTTGGGAAAACAATGAAGTTCTGTTTCAAAAATGGTGTGAGGGAAAAACCGGTTATCCTTTTGTTGATGCCGGAATGCGGGAACTGAATGCCACCGGCCACATGCACAACCGCGTACGCATGATTGTTGCCAGCTTTTTATGCAAACACCTGCTGATAGACTGGAAATGGGGCGAAACCTATTTTGCACAGCATTTACTGGACTACGAACAATCCAGCAATGTCGGCAACTGGCAATGGGCAGCGGGCTCCGGTGTTGATGCCGCACCGTATTTCAGGATCTTCAATCCCACCGAACAGATCAAAAAATTTGATCCGGATTTGAAATACATAAAAAAATGGATCCCGGAGCTGGAAACCTCCCTTTATCCCAAACCGATAGTCGATCATAAAGAGGCAAGGGAAAAATGCCTTAGCGTCTATAAAAAAGCCGTGGGATAA
- a CDS encoding SRPBCC family protein, which produces MRLYTLHTKQKLPITVDEAWDFFSDPGNLNVITPDNMKFRTLSGDKQKMFAGQIIHYRISPFPLITMQWVTEITHVQEKSFFVDEQRFGPYKFWHHKHFFKAIEGGVEMEDVVHYQVPFGVLGESFHPLIVKPRLKAIFDYRKAALIKRFGEYNPNIKTSRL; this is translated from the coding sequence ATGAGACTTTATACCTTACATACCAAACAAAAGCTTCCCATTACAGTGGATGAAGCCTGGGATTTCTTTTCAGATCCGGGCAATCTGAATGTGATTACACCGGATAACATGAAATTCCGGACCCTATCCGGTGATAAGCAAAAAATGTTTGCCGGACAGATCATCCATTACCGGATTTCTCCTTTTCCCTTAATAACGATGCAATGGGTTACCGAAATCACACATGTTCAGGAAAAAAGCTTCTTTGTGGACGAACAGCGGTTTGGTCCTTATAAGTTTTGGCACCACAAACATTTTTTCAAAGCCATTGAAGGCGGCGTTGAAATGGAAGACGTAGTACATTATCAGGTTCCTTTTGGTGTTTTAGGCGAATCGTTTCATCCGCTTATCGTAAAACCCAGGCTGAAAGCTATTTTCGATTACCGGAAAGCTGCATTAATCAAGCGCTTCGGGGAATACAATCCGAATATTAAAACATCAAGGTTATAA
- a CDS encoding DUF2911 domain-containing protein — protein MRKIFITAAFFMATLAIEAQVKAPQASPKAELEQVVGLTQVELDYSRPSSKGRAVFGELVPYGKIWRTGANANTTISFSDDVVIDGKTLKKGKYALYTLPKADSWDVIFYTSTDNWGNPEKWDESKVALRTTVKPETLGRKVETFTIAVNNLDNDYANLEISWEKTLVAVKFEVPTQKIAAKSIENVLAGPTENDYFSAAQYYYQSNGDMNKALGWVNKAIEMKKEPPFWYLRLKSLVQAKLGDKKGAIDTAKLSLAGAEKENNGDYVKMNKDSILEWSKK, from the coding sequence ATGAGAAAAATTTTTATAACTGCAGCATTTTTTATGGCAACTTTAGCCATTGAAGCGCAGGTAAAAGCACCACAAGCGAGTCCAAAAGCAGAATTGGAACAAGTAGTTGGTTTGACCCAGGTGGAGTTGGATTATTCCCGTCCAAGTTCAAAAGGGAGAGCAGTATTCGGAGAATTGGTTCCTTACGGAAAGATATGGAGAACCGGAGCAAACGCGAATACGACGATCTCTTTTAGTGATGATGTTGTAATTGACGGTAAAACGTTGAAAAAAGGAAAATATGCCCTTTATACACTGCCAAAAGCAGATTCATGGGATGTGATTTTTTACACTTCAACAGATAACTGGGGGAATCCTGAAAAATGGGATGAGTCTAAAGTAGCGTTGCGTACAACGGTAAAACCGGAAACGTTAGGCAGAAAAGTAGAAACCTTTACTATTGCGGTAAACAACCTGGATAACGACTATGCTAACCTTGAAATTTCATGGGAAAAAACATTGGTAGCCGTTAAGTTTGAAGTACCTACACAAAAAATAGCTGCTAAGAGCATCGAAAATGTTTTAGCAGGTCCAACAGAGAATGATTATTTCTCAGCAGCTCAGTACTATTACCAATCCAATGGCGATATGAACAAAGCTTTAGGATGGGTTAACAAAGCTATTGAAATGAAAAAAGAACCACCTTTCTGGTATTTGCGTTTGAAATCATTGGTTCAGGCGAAACTGGGCGATAAAAAAGGCGCTATTGATACAGCAAAATTATCGTTGGCAGGTGCTGAAAAAGAAAACAATGGTGACTATGTTAAGATGAACAAGGATTCTATCCTGGAATGGTCTAAAAAATAA
- a CDS encoding RNA polymerase sigma factor has translation MLSLETKPNDIDNLIIRCQNGSRGAQFEIYNRFYKAMYNTAYRIVKDEHWAEDIMQESFLSAFLNMDAYKKEVSFGAWLKKIVVNKSIDNYKKRHKMATEALHPVLNKVEDIPDDNTQMDYSNLKAQQVMKTIQSLQDNYRIALTLFLIEGYDQEEISQIMGITEMNCRTMISRAKDKLRIKLNEAVR, from the coding sequence ATGCTTTCATTGGAAACGAAACCAAACGATATCGACAATTTAATTATACGCTGCCAGAACGGAAGCCGGGGTGCCCAATTTGAAATTTACAATCGGTTTTATAAAGCGATGTACAATACGGCCTATCGTATTGTGAAGGATGAGCATTGGGCGGAAGACATTATGCAGGAATCGTTTCTGAGTGCCTTCCTGAATATGGACGCATATAAAAAGGAAGTTTCTTTTGGAGCCTGGCTTAAAAAGATCGTCGTGAACAAGAGTATCGACAATTACAAAAAGAGGCATAAAATGGCAACGGAAGCATTGCATCCGGTGTTGAATAAAGTAGAAGACATTCCGGACGATAACACGCAAATGGATTACAGCAACCTGAAAGCACAACAGGTTATGAAAACGATTCAGTCACTGCAGGACAATTACAGGATCGCTTTAACGCTGTTTCTGATAGAAGGATATGATCAGGAAGAAATCAGCCAGATCATGGGAATAACAGAAATGAACTGCCGGACAATGATTAGCAGGGCAAAAGATAAATTACGAATAAAACTAAATGAAGCCGTAAGATGA
- a CDS encoding anti-sigma factor, with product MKEEKDNLTTLFNRLEKDWDFEEPESGHQERFFDKIQQKKKTRYWMPVTVAASVILCIGSYFMYYQHQTPAAKEWADTSPKVQEIHFYFTAIIDNELEKVTERDTPENKKIIADAIIQMQKLDSDYEKIKLELLHNGENKQLIFAMLTNLKTRISFLEDVLHQIDNNNKLNKKSHENNML from the coding sequence ATGAAAGAGGAAAAAGACAACTTAACAACGCTGTTTAACCGGTTGGAAAAAGACTGGGATTTTGAAGAACCGGAATCAGGACACCAGGAGCGTTTTTTTGATAAGATACAACAGAAAAAGAAAACCAGATATTGGATGCCGGTAACTGTAGCGGCTTCCGTTATCCTGTGTATAGGGTCATATTTTATGTATTACCAGCACCAGACTCCGGCAGCAAAAGAATGGGCAGATACTTCTCCGAAAGTACAGGAAATACATTTCTATTTTACAGCGATCATTGACAATGAATTGGAAAAAGTAACGGAACGCGATACACCCGAAAACAAAAAAATCATAGCAGATGCGATTATACAGATGCAAAAACTGGATAGCGATTATGAAAAAATTAAGCTCGAGCTTCTTCATAATGGTGAAAACAAGCAGCTGATTTTTGCAATGCTCACCAATCTGAAAACAAGAATATCCTTTTTGGAAGATGTATTGCATCAAATAGACAATAATAACAAACTAAATAAGAAATCACATGAAAACAATATGCTCTAA
- a CDS encoding outer membrane beta-barrel family protein, protein MRLLFIVIALVAVWSRAQAQYTVSGRIAGSVDLAEILLQTNDSLIVKKEFSDEKGNFKIIAAEGNYTLKINRLGKTVYHSPLQLDKNIDLGDLKIGNTEVLQEVVIEKKKKLIERKVDRLVFNVENSVASQGMDATQALSNTPMVKVDANNGISIVGKSGVSVMVNDRMLNLSGSELVNYLQALRSDNIAKIEVITTPPAKYEAQGNSGIINIILKKNPVLGWSGNVSSTYVRKTFNGYINIAALNYQSERFSTSLKLRHYDRKKKSVERTSVQGDNSVYSTDVREDMNKGIGGNLSLDYALSEKSKIGAIYDFNMGKLNMDIHNASIYKTGSETDSLLTTNSQHRYNVPSHTLSVFYEQKLDTLGKKLNITGNYFSNIPDNKINFRTLNTQTEQSTTVRNYSVIDYAIWSGQADLVLPYDWVNLETGTKYTLFRNASDIQYFNFLQHEYVLDPNNSNLFRYNEQNLAGYLSMHKNFSEQWSAKAGLRYEYSIIEGLTPATGEKTTKHYGKWFPSLYVVYKPTNNHALSVNYSRRINRPFFRALNPYRWYSNTYTYAEGNPLLQPSYNDNIELGYSFKNKLSFTLYQQFSDDNYGQVVNFNDGYKIVGYQNYFRESKTGLTVNYVDTFFSLWESSVNLNTYHTQTKGLYADIVGQQSFSFYYTTNNTITLNKDKTMFLLLNFWQALPYTYGNSYIKGSYEFSPSLKMALLDKKLQVNAVINDVFRSDRGRGNTTYTTISTTYDNYYDGRTLTLSATYNFGNNKVKGATSNIKFDEKNRAN, encoded by the coding sequence ATGCGTCTACTTTTTATTGTAATAGCCCTTGTTGCTGTTTGGAGTAGGGCACAAGCCCAATATACGGTTTCCGGAAGAATTGCCGGTTCAGTCGATCTGGCGGAAATTCTGCTGCAAACAAACGACAGCCTGATCGTAAAAAAAGAATTCTCCGATGAAAAAGGCAATTTTAAAATAATAGCAGCTGAAGGCAATTATACGCTTAAAATTAACCGGCTTGGCAAAACGGTTTACCACAGCCCACTGCAGCTGGACAAGAATATCGATTTAGGCGACCTGAAAATTGGAAATACAGAAGTATTACAGGAGGTGGTCATCGAAAAGAAGAAAAAACTCATCGAACGGAAAGTGGACCGGCTGGTTTTTAATGTCGAAAACAGCGTTGCTTCCCAGGGAATGGATGCCACACAGGCTTTGAGCAATACCCCGATGGTAAAAGTAGATGCGAATAACGGGATTTCGATTGTTGGGAAAAGTGGTGTTTCGGTTATGGTCAACGACCGGATGCTAAACCTTTCGGGAAGTGAACTGGTCAATTACCTGCAAGCACTCCGTTCAGACAATATTGCCAAAATAGAAGTGATCACAACGCCTCCGGCAAAATATGAAGCCCAGGGAAATAGCGGTATCATTAATATTATCCTTAAAAAGAATCCGGTTTTGGGATGGAGCGGAAATGTATCGTCCACCTATGTGCGCAAAACATTCAACGGTTATATAAACATTGCAGCCTTGAATTACCAGTCGGAGCGGTTTAGTACTTCGTTAAAGCTGCGGCATTACGACCGTAAAAAGAAATCGGTAGAACGAACCAGTGTTCAGGGCGATAATTCGGTTTACAGTACGGATGTCCGGGAAGATATGAATAAGGGAATAGGCGGGAACCTGAGTCTGGATTATGCGCTGTCTGAAAAATCTAAAATAGGCGCTATTTATGATTTTAATATGGGGAAACTCAATATGGATATTCATAATGCGTCCATTTATAAAACCGGAAGCGAGACAGATTCACTGCTGACAACCAATTCGCAACACCGCTATAATGTTCCGTCACATACGCTGAGTGTATTTTATGAACAAAAACTGGATACTTTAGGCAAAAAGCTAAACATTACCGGGAATTATTTTTCCAACATTCCGGATAACAAAATAAACTTCCGGACACTGAATACACAAACGGAGCAAAGCACAACTGTTCGCAATTACAGCGTCATTGATTATGCCATCTGGTCCGGTCAGGCCGATCTGGTATTGCCATACGACTGGGTCAATCTGGAAACCGGAACAAAATATACACTATTCCGGAATGCTTCCGATATTCAGTATTTCAACTTTTTACAGCATGAATATGTACTGGATCCGAACAACAGCAACCTGTTTCGTTACAATGAGCAAAATCTGGCAGGCTATCTCAGTATGCATAAAAACTTCAGTGAGCAGTGGTCGGCAAAAGCGGGGCTGCGTTATGAATATTCCATTATTGAAGGCTTGACGCCGGCAACAGGAGAGAAGACAACAAAGCATTACGGGAAATGGTTTCCGTCGCTATATGTGGTTTACAAACCCACTAATAATCACGCACTTTCTGTTAATTATTCCAGACGGATCAACAGGCCGTTTTTCAGAGCATTGAACCCATACCGCTGGTATTCCAATACCTATACTTATGCAGAAGGAAATCCGTTGTTGCAGCCGTCCTATAACGACAATATAGAATTGGGCTATTCGTTTAAAAATAAACTATCGTTTACGCTTTACCAGCAATTCAGTGACGATAATTACGGACAGGTAGTAAACTTTAATGACGGCTATAAAATTGTAGGCTACCAGAATTATTTCCGCGAAAGCAAAACCGGGTTAACGGTGAATTATGTTGATACGTTTTTCAGCCTCTGGGAAAGTTCCGTAAATCTGAATACCTATCACACCCAAACGAAAGGGCTATATGCTGACATTGTGGGGCAGCAGTCGTTTTCCTTTTACTATACGACCAATAATACGATAACGTTAAATAAGGATAAAACCATGTTCCTGTTGCTTAATTTCTGGCAGGCATTACCGTACACCTATGGAAATTCCTATATAAAGGGTTCCTATGAGTTTTCTCCCAGTTTAAAAATGGCGCTATTGGATAAAAAGTTACAGGTTAATGCCGTTATAAACGATGTATTCCGTTCCGACAGAGGCAGAGGAAATACCACCTATACAACCATCAGCACAACATACGATAACTATTATGACGGGCGGACACTTACGCTGAGCGCAACCTATAATTTTGGTAACAACAAAGTAAAAGGCGCTACAAGCAACATTAAGTTTGACGAAAAAAACAGGGCAAATTAA
- a CDS encoding DUF3817 domain-containing protein, whose protein sequence is MLHYFKSAIGRLRIIAFLEGISLLALVFIAVPFKYFLNHPELSKTLGPIHGALFLLFVFNVLSVGVQQKWTFRETTWKVLLACVIPFGTFYIDHTLLRKIKDTD, encoded by the coding sequence ATGCTGCACTATTTCAAATCCGCTATCGGCCGTTTACGGATCATTGCTTTTCTGGAGGGCATTAGTCTTTTGGCATTAGTTTTTATCGCCGTTCCTTTTAAATATTTTCTAAACCATCCGGAACTGTCAAAAACCTTAGGTCCGATTCACGGGGCTTTATTTCTTCTTTTTGTGTTCAATGTCTTAAGCGTTGGCGTCCAGCAAAAATGGACCTTCCGGGAAACCACCTGGAAAGTTTTACTCGCCTGTGTTATTCCGTTTGGCACATTTTATATTGACCATACCCTGCTTCGTAAAATAAAAGATACCGATTAA
- a CDS encoding Ig-like domain-containing protein (predicted Zn-dependent protease with a strongly conserved HExxH motif) — MAKQKLAVFFFFLWAVMAAQDNKTTIIATDVTNFWNAYDKITATTDSVKQYDILQKMYFDKGTEGLKNIMQARSYTAKDYIKAINNYPEFWKSIRKNTLKTKKLASEIEHDIARLKAAYPALRPVPVYFTIGAFRTNGTILDNTVLIGSEMALADKATVISELPENLHYFYKTFTPIKEIGLLCTHEYVHTQQKTLTGSLLYYCLYEGVAEFVSTKVTGKPAATPAIAFGKKHEKAVREQFEKEMQVMDNTYNWIWGINQNDLKERDLGYYIGYAICERYYEMAADKKQALKEMIELDYTHEKEVAAFVDKTKFFSRTLAQMETDYDNARPQVVSVTPFSDGSKNVSPGPVRITLHFSEVMHKNFRGFDFGPLGEEHVLRVANVIGFSEDGKSFTFEADLKPGKHYQSYATSRFRTVDGIRLKPYLIDIQTAE, encoded by the coding sequence ATGGCAAAACAGAAATTAGCAGTATTTTTTTTCTTTTTATGGGCAGTAATGGCTGCACAGGATAATAAAACAACAATTATCGCCACGGATGTTACCAACTTCTGGAATGCCTACGATAAAATAACGGCAACAACAGACAGCGTTAAGCAGTATGATATACTGCAAAAAATGTATTTTGATAAAGGAACCGAAGGCCTGAAAAACATAATGCAGGCAAGGAGTTATACTGCTAAAGACTATATAAAGGCAATAAACAATTATCCTGAGTTTTGGAAATCGATCCGGAAAAACACCCTTAAAACAAAAAAGCTGGCTTCGGAGATTGAGCATGACATCGCCAGGCTAAAAGCAGCTTATCCGGCTTTGCGCCCGGTTCCGGTCTATTTTACAATAGGAGCTTTCCGGACCAATGGTACCATTTTGGACAATACGGTATTGATTGGCAGTGAAATGGCCCTGGCAGATAAAGCTACCGTGATTAGTGAGCTGCCGGAAAACCTGCATTATTTTTATAAAACGTTTACTCCGATTAAAGAAATAGGTCTGTTGTGTACGCATGAGTATGTGCATACCCAGCAAAAAACACTAACGGGCAGCTTATTATACTATTGCCTGTATGAAGGTGTAGCGGAATTTGTTTCGACAAAAGTAACCGGAAAGCCTGCTGCCACACCAGCCATCGCTTTTGGAAAAAAGCATGAAAAAGCGGTCCGGGAACAGTTTGAAAAGGAGATGCAGGTAATGGACAACACCTATAACTGGATTTGGGGCATAAACCAAAACGACTTAAAAGAAAGGGATCTGGGTTATTATATCGGCTACGCGATATGCGAGCGCTATTATGAAATGGCGGCAGACAAAAAACAGGCGCTTAAGGAAATGATAGAACTGGATTATACCCATGAGAAAGAAGTAGCTGCTTTTGTGGATAAAACAAAATTCTTTTCCCGCACTTTAGCGCAGATGGAAACGGATTATGACAACGCACGGCCGCAGGTTGTCAGCGTCACCCCGTTTTCAGACGGAAGTAAAAATGTAAGCCCCGGACCGGTTCGCATTACCCTTCACTTTTCGGAGGTCATGCATAAAAATTTCAGGGGATTCGATTTCGGCCCGTTGGGAGAAGAACATGTTTTGCGGGTGGCCAATGTTATCGGATTTTCGGAGGATGGAAAGTCATTTACCTTTGAAGCCGATCTAAAACCCGGGAAACACTATCAATCCTATGCAACCAGCCGTTTCAGAACGGTTGACGGTATTCGCTTAAAACCGTATCTGATAGACATACAGACCGCTGAATAA